Proteins encoded together in one Drosophila suzukii unplaced genomic scaffold, CBGP_Dsuzu_IsoJpt1.0 scf_10, whole genome shotgun sequence window:
- the LOC118879094 gene encoding uncharacterized protein — MPYSARRPVILSHRHSLTDFIVRHFHAQMKHQNVDATIAQIRTRFWVTKMRRVLKEVISSCNECKLQRSRPMPPIMGPLPEDRLEAGGWPFKYTGLDYFGPLLVTVSRHREKRWVALFTCLTTRAIHLEMAHDLSTDSCITAIRNFVCRRGPVHRLRSDNGKNFVGADREAKRFGDVFETERIQSELSSRSIEWDFNCPSNPSEGGVWERMVQCVKRVLRHTLKEVAPRDHVLESFLIEAENVVNSRPLTHLPVDADQEAPLTPNDLLKGAANLPNTPGLDAELPKEGSTRKQWRIARMLRDRLWRRCVLEYLPTLVRREKWCRRTEPIRQGDMVFVCDPALPRREWRKGIVEEVYSGADGVVRRATVRVNDNGLSRTMLRPVSKLAVLDLSEAVLHGVGDVDGRTL, encoded by the coding sequence ATGCCGTACAGTGCGAGGAGGCCCGTAATACTGTCACACAGGCACAGTCTTACGGATTTTATTGTGAGACACTTTCATGCCCAGATGAAACATCAAAACGTGGATGCGACGATTGCTCAGATTCGGACGAGATTCTGGGTCACGAAGATGAGACGAGTGCTGAAGGAAGTAATCTCGTCGTGCAACGAGTGCAAGTTGCAACGATCGCGGCCGATGCCGCCGATAATGGGACCCCTACCAGAGGATCGACTGGAAGCGGGAGGATGGCCATTCAAGTACACCGGATTGGACTACTTTGGGCCACTGCTGGTGACTGTATCCCGTCACAGAGAGAAGCGTTGGGTCGCCTTGTTCACATGCTTGACGACAAGGGCGATTCATCTGGAGATGGCTCATGACCTGTCGACGGATTCCTGCATAACAGCGATCAGGAACTTCGTCTGCCGTAGAGGACCAGTACATAGACTGCGGAGTGATAACGGCAAGAACTTCGTGGGAGCTGACAGGGAGGCCAAGCGATTTGGAGACGTGTTCGAGACGGAGAGGATACAGAGTGAGTTGTCCAGCAGAAGCATTGAATGGGATTTCAATTGCCCATCGAACCCGTCTGAGGGCGGAGTATGGGAGCGGATGGTGCAGTGCGTCAAACGAGTGCTGCGCCATACCCTGAAGGAAGTCGCGCCGAGGGACCATGTGTTGGAGAGTTTCCTGATCGAGGCGGAGAATGTAGTCAACTCGCGTCCGCTCACCCACTTGCCGGTGGATGCGGACCAAGAGGCGCCGTTGACGCCAAATGATCTGCTCAAGGGAGCAGCTAACCTGCCGAATACGCCTGGATTGGATGCGGAGCTGCCCAAGGAGGGTTCTACGCGAAAGCAGTGGAGGATTGCTCGCATGCTGCGAGACCGTTTGTGGAGGAGGTGTGTCCTGGAGTACCTGCCAACTCTTGTGCGCCGCGAGAAGTGGTGCCGGAGAACGGAGCCCATCCGCCAGGGCGATATGGTCTTCGTCTGCGATCCTGCCTTGCCCAGACGAGAGTGGCGCAAGGGAATCGTGGAGGAGGTCTACAGCGGAGCTGATGGAGTCGTCAGACGCGCTACTGTGCGCGTGAACGACAATGGCCTATCTCGGACAATGTTGCGGCCCGTCTCAAAACTTGCAGTTTTGGATTTGAGTGAAGCGGTTCTTCACGGGGTCGGGGATGTCGACGGTCGAACATTGTAA
- the LOC118879093 gene encoding uncharacterized protein produces the protein MQHSPKRSSRLRGGEATPTAARADQQPVSSGAENRPRVNITSAAAISSPATTVTTVASQPRSTAVTAAGSEPETNQSLTSDLLKRIAALEEELKQVKALNSVSTANCAPIAVGPSADGANSGASGWPPSWSGPPLATSNGEASTNGVGPVPHSGVGASSAACTLPPSWSGPPLLTTSNHFVEPLCATSVAQTAHEFVLPGGSTHNVATASPFVGSYAPITPNESQRVYGPRKLPDLPVFGGQPEEWPIFNCAFVETTQAYNCTDLENNQRLLKALKDEARETVKSLLIHPGNVSAVMEQLRFRFGRPEQLIRSQLNSVREVPPISEQHLARIVPFATRVSNLTAFLQSAKAEQHLRNPTLMEELVAKLPTSKRVDWARHAASIEPFPTVAHFSVWLQEYANVVCTVLDVEGKEPRRRVLHASVDQNGCDQQDDRHGGCPICGGQHAATSCREFIGASPPGRWSMVRRHRLCFTCLRSGHTTRTCDVHGECQINGCRRLHHRLLHGADEERRWPAQRGGFRSHNGGNQQSAVSRRGPDRRSSPRGGYRDHEGSLQSAVPRNSLEIRAPQPAEAPVQRNLNCVDAEGGRLLFRILPVTLYGAGRQVDTYALLHEGSSVTMIDDELRRNLGVRGVHRQLNIQCFGGRASKEPRNVVSLEISGAGKPTRHALRNVYSVSSLSLPMQTLGRRDVQGVHKDARLPMKPYINVVPKFLIGLRTRRFAREGPYAAATELGWVVFGPVSGQSTTPSPKSCLLAVSMDDTMEKMVENYFEMESFGVKLAPQVAGSDDARAQRILEDTTVKVGRRYQTGLLWKDDYAVLPRSYEMAHRRLINVEKKLKRNGQLALEYDRIINDYVSKGYARKLQQDEVAVTSDRLWYLPHFGVENPNKPGKVRLVFDAAAKVGGTSLNSALDKGPQHYKPLPAVLFHFREGAVGVCGDIKEMFHQVLIRPEDRCSQRFLWRDGNDDRDPDTYEDDNVMVSFVCAKTKCAPMRTMSIPRLELQAAVLGTRLMNTVQEEHSVDISETVFWTDSKTVLRWIGSTHRQYKQFVGNRVAEILEGTKRVPDAPEEGTKRVPDAPDEEEMPGDFGGCPVIGGRG, from the coding sequence ATGCAGCATTCCCCGAAGAGGAGCTCGCGGCTGAGAGGAGGGGAAGCCACCCCTACAGCAGCGCGAGCGGATCAGCAGCCAGTGAGTAGTGGAGCAGAAAACCGGCCGCGAGTGAACATAACCTCGGCGGCGGCCATTTCTAGCCCAGCCACTACGGTGACTACAGTAGCGTCCCAACCGAGGAGTACTGCTGTCACAGCTGCGGGATCAGAGCCGGAGACGAACCAGTCCCTCACGTCGGACCTTTTGAAAAGGATCGCGGCGTTGGAGGAGGAGCTAAAGCAGGTTAAAGCCCTGAACAGTGTGAGCACCGCCAATTGCGCGCCAATCGCAGTTGGCCCAAGCGCAGATGGCGCCAACAGTGGAGCGTCGGGGTGGCCGCCATCTTGGAGCGGACCGCCATTAGCCACATCTAACGGTGAGGCCTCAACTAACGGGGTCGGGCCGGTCCCACATAGCGGTGTCGGTGCGAGCAGTGCGGCCTGCACGCTGCCGCCATCTTGGAGTGGACCGCCATTGCTAACGACTAGCAATCATTTTGTGGAGCCACTGTGTGCTACAAGTGTTGCGCAGACAGCGCATGAATTCGTGCTACCGGGCGGGAGCACCCACAACGTGGCAACAGCATCGCCATTTGTTGGGTCCTACGCCCCGATAACGCCGAATGAATCCCAAAGAGTGTACGGGCCAAGGAAGCTTCCGGACCTGCCTGTATTTGGAGGGCAGCCCGAGGAGTGGCCGATCTTTAACTGTGCGTTTGTGGAGACGACCCAAGCATACAACTGCACAGACTTGGAGAACAACCAGAGGTTGTTGAAGGCGCTGAAGGATGAAGCACGCGAGACAGTGAAGTCGCTGCTGATTCACCCTGGGAACGTCAGCGCCGTGATGGAGCAGCTGCGCTTTAGGTTCGGCCGACCGGAGCAGCTTATACGCAGCCAGCTGAACAGCGTGCGAGAGGTGCCGCCGATTTCGGAGCAGCACCTGGCGAGGATCGTTCCCTTCGCAACCCGAGTGAGTAACCTCACGGCCTTCTTGCAGTCAGCGAAGGCGGAACAGCACCTGCGGAACCCAACGCTAATGGAGGAGCTTGTGGCAAAGCTTCCTACGAGCAAGCGAGTAGACTGGGCCAGGCACGCTGCATCGATCGAACCCTTTCCCACTGTGGCGCACTTCAGCGTGTGGCTGCAGGAGTACGCAAACGTCGTGTGTACGGTTTTGGACGTCGAGGGAAAGGAGCCGAGGCGTCGAGTTCTACATGCGAGCGTCGACCAGAACGGATGCGATCAACAGGATGATCGGCATGGAGGTTGTCCAATTTGTGGAGGGCAACATGCTGCGACGAGCTGCAGGGAGTTCATTGGAGCTTCGCCACCGGGTAGGTGGAGCATGGTGAGGAGGCATCGGCTCTGCTTCACATGCTTACGGAGTGGACATACGACCAGAACCTGCGATGTACATGGCGAGTGCCAGATCAACGGATGCCGCAGATTGCATCACCGTCTGCTACATGGTGCGGACGAGGAGCGAAGATGGCCGGCGCAGCGAGGTGGCTTCAGGAGCCACAACGGAGGAAACCAGCAGTCAGCAGTTTCCAGACGCGGCCCGGACAGGAGGTCTTCGCCACGAGGTGGTTACAGGGACCACGAGGGGAGCCTACAGTCGGCTGTCCCCAGAAACAGCCTGGAGATAAGGGCCCCGCAGCCAGCGGAGGCGCCCGTGCAGAGGAACTTAAACTGCGTTGACGCCGAGGGAGGCCGACTTCTGTTCCGTATACTGCCAGTAACGCTGTACGGAGCTGGTCGCCAGGTGGATACATACGCGCTCTTACATGAAGGATCCTCCGTCACGATGATCGATGACGAGCTACGGAGGAATCTGGGAGTGCGAGGCGTACATCGACAGCTGAATATACAATGTTTTGGAGGAAGGGCCAGCAAAGAGCCCAGAAACGTGGTGAGCCTAGAGATAAGTGGAGCTGGGAAGCCCACTCGCCACGCTTTAAGGAACGTGTACTCCGTTTCGAGCCTGAGTCTGCCAATGCAGACGTTAGGTCGACGAGATGTCCAGGGCGTGCATAAGGATGCGCGTCTGCCGATGAAGCCCTACATCAACGTGGTGCCTAAGTTCCTCATCGGACTTAGGACGAGGCGGTTTGCCAGAGAGGGACCGTATGCGGCCGCAACCGAGCTTGGATGGGTTGTGTTTGGGCCAGTAAGTGGGCAATCGACTACGCCGTCACCGAAGTCCTGCCTTCTAGCCGTGTCAATGGATGATACGATGGAAAAGATGGTGGAGAACTACTTCGAGATGGAAAGCTTTGGTGTGAAGCTCGCGCCACAGGTCGCAGGCAGCGATGACGCGCGGGCACAAAGGATCCTCGAAGATACCACGGTGAAAGTGGGGCGTCGCTACCAGACGGGATTACTCTGGAAGGACGACTACGCTGTGCTGCCACGGAGCTATGAGATGGCGCACAGACGGCTGATCAATGTGGAGAAGAAGTTGAAGCGCAACGGGCAGTTGGCGCTGGAATACGATCGTATCATCAATGATTACGTATCCAAAGGATATGCGAGGAAGCTGCAGCAGGATGAGGTCGCGGTGACGAGCGACCGGCTATGGTATTTGCCACATTTTGGTGTCGAAAACCCGAACAAGCCCGGTAAGGTCCGGCTTGTGTTCGATGCTGCAGCCAAGGTTGGAGGAACCTCGCTAAATTCGGCGCTGGACAAGGGGCCTCAGCATTACAAGCCCTTGCCAGCCGTGCTCTTCCACTTCAGGGAAGGAGCAGTCGGAGTCTGCGGTGACATCAAGGAGATGTTCCACCAAGTGCTGATCCGACCCGAGGATCGATGTTCCCAACGATTCCTTTGGAGAGATGGCAACGACGATCGAGACCCGGATACGTACGAGGATGACAACGTGATGGTTAGCTTCGTGTGCGCAAAGACGAAGTGCGCGCCGATGAGAACGATGTCGATCCCAAGGTTGGAGCTGCAGGCAGCGGTTCTTGGAACCAGACTGATGAACACTGTCCAGGAGGAGCACAGTGTGGACATCAGCGAGACGGTGTTCTGGACGGACTCAAAGACGGTGCTGAGATGGATCGGCAGCACCCACCGCCAGTACAAGCAGTTTGTTGGCAACCGAGTGGCGGAGATTTTGGAGGGAACTAAGCGTGTTCCAGATGCGCCTGAGGAGGGAACTAAGCGTGTTCCAGATGCGCCTGATGAAGAGGAGATGCCCGGTGATTTTGGTGGATGCCCGGTGATTGGTGGCCGCGGATGA